DNA from Ruminococcaceae bacterium KH2T8:
TTGTCACATCTTAACACGTCAACGCGTTGCGTTCATCCGCGCGCTTTGATCTTCGCGCGACTTTTCTTCCACGAGATTATAACGACGTATGCCATGAGCGTACCGATAAGTATCGTGACAAAGCCCTGCTCACCTGCAAAGTAAGGAAGGTTCTCCTTAGTCGACAGCGGCTGGAGGTATGACTGATCAACGAGGTTATGTACAGAGTGCAGAAGGATCGCGGGGATGACGCTGCCCGAGACACTCCTCGACCAGCAGAAGAATACCGAGATCACCAGTATACAGAAGATGAATGCGAAGATGCCGTATACGACATTTACTTCAGCCTGATAGACGCCTCCGATGATCAAGGGCAGATGCCACAGTGCCCACACGCCGCTGTTTATAAGAACTGCCTTCACGGGACCGAACTCCTGCTCTAAGAGAGGATATGCAAAGCCCCTCCAGCCGAGCTCCTCACCCGTTGCGGTAATGGCGCTGATCGGGATCCCGATACCAAAATAAATAGCGAGCGTGATGATCGCCGCCTGAAGGCTTTCGGTGCCGCCGTTGATCGTAGACGACAGCTCGATAAGTCCTATCGTGGGGTCCTTCGTAATTCCCCATCCGATAAGATAAGAAACTACAAGATACACGACAGGGATCAGTATTCCGTAGATAACATATCTGAACTTGAACTTAACGAAGAATCCGAGCGTCTTCTGCTTCGGATAGAAGATCTTCGCGCATATGATACCGACGATACCCGGTATCCACATAAGGAATAATATTATGTTCTCATTCTGCGTCATGACACAGTAGAGTTCGACCAAAAAGCTCAGTGCCAGCGTGACTCCGTAAAAGACGGCTAAGGGCTTTCGGGCGCTCTTGGGCGCCTTGGTGCTTTCAGTAGCTTTCGCGCCTGCCGACAGTTCCTTGAACCTGTCGAGCACATTACTTATGCCATCCTCGGAGAGCACTCCTCTTTTAAGGTCTGCCGGAAGCTTTCCCTCTTCGTCGGCGGCGAAGTCCTTCTTCCACAAGTCGCTCGTGTAGTAGCTTTCGAGCTCTTCTATAGCTTTGGAAAGTTGCTTTATGTCTGCGCTCTTATCGTCGAGCATGCCGGTCGCTTTCGTGAGCAATCCTTCGTAATATGTAATGCGTTCGATCTGATCTTCGATCATGTGTCACCTCTTATGTCCTTTATCTGGCATTGATTATATATCAAGTTCCCGCGTTTTCCGCTTCACACACCGGCGGGGGCGCGGGGAAATTTAATTCTCGCAGAGTGTGCGGCGGTGGTGGGCACTTTCGAGCGGCGTGGACTTCACCGTTGCCCCCACTACCATTTACACTACCACTTTCAAGTGCTTTTGGCCGTGTTCGTGGTAGTGAGGTCCTCCATTACCATTTACACTACCACAGGCGCCCGGTTTTGGCAGGGTTCGTGGTAGTGGCGGGCACCTGCAAGGAGCGCGAGCGGAAACGGATCTTCGCTGAACAGCAGTGTCGGTTCCCGGAAGTTGCCATTTTACGGATTATTTCCACCTTTTTGGGAGGCGCGGTTCCCGGAATCTCAAAAAATGCTATTTCCGGGAACGAAAATCGGCTTAAAAGCGGACAGAAGTCGGATTATTTTAGCTTCCGGGAACACAATCCCGCTAAAAGGTTCCCATAACTTAAATATTTTGGTTTCCGGGAACTTTCAAACCTTAAAAAGTTCTCAGAATTATAGAAAACCCAACTTCCGGGAACTCGCGTTCCTAACACCAAACGACCACCCGAGGCGAAACAAACCGGGGCGCCGTCGCACCGCCCCACGCACTCATCCCTTGAGCACGAACCTATCGCACTCGCCGACTATCTCAAAGCCGACCTTGAGCGCGACTTTCTTTGATGCGATATTGGCGGCGTCGCAGGCCCAGACGGGAGTCTTCCCAAGTCGCAAGATGTGATCGACCATATAACTTGCGACGATCGGCGAAAGCCCCCGGCCGCGATATTCTTCAGCCGTCTCAACGCCGATATCGATCTCGCTGTCGCTGATGCCCGCCGAGAATGCCCAAGCGGCGATATCGTCTCCGAAAGCGATGCAGTACCCTATACCTTTACTAAGGAATGACGCGCGATCTTCCCACGAGAAATCGGGAGTGATATGGCCTTTGATACGTTCGAGATCAACAGCATCGATCGATCGCACCACAGCGCCTTCCGGAAGCGCAGGCAGAGCGATCTCACCTGCACGATACTCAAAGAATATGCGCCTTCCGCAATTCACATTCTCAATAGAGCGACAGAAGTCTGAGATCTCCTTATCGGATGAAAACAGGATGGCGCGCCGGCTGCTTTGAACGCGCTCGTAAAGCTCATTAAGATCGCGCCCACTAACATCGCCGCGCAGAAATACAAATCCGCAGTAGTGATGCACAACAAGGCACCCGCCGATCCTATAGATCTCGCCGCTTTGATAGCCCTGCTCGACTGACAGTGCGTAGACTTCGCCCGGGACCTTACTGCTCATGTCCGCTCACCCCACGGCCAATCTGCTCACGCTCGATCACCATATTGCATCTGCCCCATGATCCGAACTTGCACTTAAATGCATCGGGGGTCGTGTGGCGCTCTTTAAATCCGACACCCTCATAACACTTTCGTGCACGGGGATTCTCGGTGAATACCATGAGATGAACTGCCTGTACTTCGGGAGACGAGAATGCCTTTTCGACTGCGGCGCCGATCATTCTGCGTCCCAATCCGCACCCGCGACGCGCGGGATCTACGATCACGAACTTGAGCATACCTTCATGAGTATCACCGTTATAGGAATAGCAGTAAAATCCGATCGGGACCCCCGAGTCATCCAGTGCCACATAAGGAACGTCGCCGCACCTTTTTGAAATGTCATCAAGGAGCGCATCGAAGCTCTCTTTCGTTATCGGATAATCGGTACGACCGGCGCACCACATCAGGTGCGTCTTCTCGTCCGTGCTCCACTTCTTTATCAGTTCGAGATCACTGTCTTCGTATCGTCTTATTTCCATTTTACCCATACTCCTTATTACCCAATCAGTATGGTACATACGAAGGCAAAACTCAAGTCACACGGATGATCCTTTTGCCCGGCTCTTTACTCGGGACTATCGAACTCACTTTGCATACCGGATGCCACAACTCGAACTTTTCCGAATACTCCTTCTGCATCACACAACATATATCGACCCACTCCTCGCTCGCAAACTCGTGTTCACCTTCCGCGTCACAGATAAACCCGAATACTGTCAGATCTTCTGAGCAGCATGTCATCGCGATCCGACCCGCAATAAATGAGTGGTCGCCGTTCTTTCGCGAATTAAGGATCATGCCGCTGTAGCTGACTGTCTTTCCGACATAGCGTTCAGGATTCTCCATTGCATCGATATAAAAAGCCGCAAAGTTATCGTCATCGAGTTCTATCTTCTCCGCATCGAGGTCAAACGGCAGGTAGTCGGCGGGATCGAAAGATATCTCTCCGTCATCGTTCCTGAAAACTATATGGGCATTTCGGTTCAGCGCGCGGCAGCATCTTCGATACATCGAAAGCGAATCCGCTACTTCATCGCATCGACCGAAGATTATAAGATCCGCTGACCTTATCCGGTCCGCGATCACTGCCTTGAGATTTCCGAGGTAATTCTCGAAAGTCGACGCGTCGATCATCATGATCTCGAGTATCTGCTCGGGATCCCAGATCACTTTCGGGCGCGAGACATTCCACATCCCGTTATATTCAACTATGATCCTCTCGGGTCTTACTTCGAGCAGAAGATCCGTGATCACATCATCATTAAAAGATAGCTCATCATCTATATATCTGAGAGTAACCCCGATCTTTGACAGCCCGTCCGCATCATATTCTTCTTCGCCCTGCTCGCATACTATGAGAAGCGTCCTCAGAAAGTCTGCTTCCTGCATGCTGCGCACAAGGTCTCTGACGTTAGTCGTCTTGCCGCTGTCGAGAAATCCCGTAAAGATATATACGGGTATCATCACTCAGCGAGGCACGCTTTCAGATCTTTCACGAAAGCATCCTTATCGTAATCCTTGCCGATGAACACGAGCTGATTTAATCTGTCGCCGTATTTCTCGTGCCACTCGGCCTTGAGATCCGGGAACTCCTCAAAGACCTTCTCCTGCTCCTCAGGCGGCATTGATGCGACCCAGTTCGATACTTCGGTGACGGAGGAATTTCGCCCTGCCTGCTCGAAGAGATGAACATGAACATCGTCAGTCTTGAACCACATATATCCCTTACCTCGTATGAGCTGCTCAGGGAAACGGTAGCTTACGAGATCGATGAACTTATCGTAATCAAAAGGCCTCGGATCCACGAAAGCAAAAGACGTGATGCCGTAGTCGTCCTCGTAGAGTTCCTCCATCTGTTCCTCACGGTCGAGTGCCCTTTGAAGAGCCGATGAACTGTGCACTTTATCGTAATCAAATTTCTCGCCGCTGAAGATGAGCTTCGGATCGATATTTCCGTATGTTGTCTCATAGATCTGAGCTTCATTTTGGAACGTCCTTATGACATCCTTGAGCTCATCGATCTGCTCCCTAGTTAAAAGATCGCATTTACTCAGGAGCACGATATTACAGAACTCGATCTGATCCATGACGAGATTTAAGATATCGGGATCTTCGGATCTTTCTCCGTCTGTACCCTTGATGTCTTCGATGAATTCGTTATATAGTCTGTCGGCATCTGCAACGGTCACGATCGAATCAAGGTATACGCCGCTGTCGCCTCTTTGCTTTTGGTAATTAAGAAATCCGTATGCGATCGCCGCGGGGTTACTTACGCCCGATGCTTCGACGATTATGCTGTCTACGTTATCGTCTTCAGAGAGCCTCTCGATCTGCTCCATGAATGCTTCCTGCAATGTGCAGCATATGCATCCGTTCGTCATCTCGATCATCTTCGTCTCTGCTTCGTAAACACTGTTTTTTTTAGTGAGCGATGCGTCGATGTTGATACTTCCAAGATCATTTACGATGATCGCGAGCCTTTCTCCCGTCTGGCTCTTGAGCAGTTCATTAAGGACCGTAGTCTTTCCCGAGCCCAGGTATCCCGTGATCATTGTAACCGGTTTTCTTTTCTGTATCTTCATTGATATCGCCTCCGAATTTGAGAATCGTTCTCATTTTAATCAGAATAGAGTCGAACTGTCAATATGAATTTGATAATCATTTTCATTTTTGCAAATCCCTGATTATGCGCCCCGAAGATTTATAGTCCCACTAACACAATTTAAACTCTTGCTTTAAATTTCTATTGACACACTTTAATCGCGATGCTAATCTACGGACAGGAAAACCAAGATAACTCACATGGAGGTAAAGGGATATGGATAACAGATCACTGGCACTTAATAAGAGACTTAAGACGGACAGATATATCAATATCGTATTCGTGATAGTTGAGTTTCTGATAGGACTCATTCAGCTCATTCAGTTCATAAGGACGGGCGATACGATGGCACTTAGAAGATCGATCCACGCGATCTTCGGCGCAGTCGCACTCTTCCTTCTGTCGCTGATACTTAAGAGGATCGCGATCACGGGAAAGCCATTCGACACGAAGATCATAAATCTCATGAAAGTCATC
Protein-coding regions in this window:
- a CDS encoding Membrane protease YdiL, CAAX protease family, producing the protein MIEDQIERITYYEGLLTKATGMLDDKSADIKQLSKAIEELESYYTSDLWKKDFAADEEGKLPADLKRGVLSEDGISNVLDRFKELSAGAKATESTKAPKSARKPLAVFYGVTLALSFLVELYCVMTQNENIILFLMWIPGIVGIICAKIFYPKQKTLGFFVKFKFRYVIYGILIPVVYLVVSYLIGWGITKDPTIGLIELSSTINGGTESLQAAIITLAIYFGIGIPISAITATGEELGWRGFAYPLLEQEFGPVKAVLINSGVWALWHLPLIIGGVYQAEVNVVYGIFAFIFCILVISVFFCWSRSVSGSVIPAILLHSVHNLVDQSYLQPLSTKENLPYFAGEQGFVTILIGTLMAYVVIISWKKSRAKIKARG
- a CDS encoding GNAT acetyltransferase; translated protein: MSSKVPGEVYALSVEQGYQSGEIYRIGGCLVVHHYCGFVFLRGDVSGRDLNELYERVQSSRRAILFSSDKEISDFCRSIENVNCGRRIFFEYRAGEIALPALPEGAVVRSIDAVDLERIKGHITPDFSWEDRASFLSKGIGYCIAFGDDIAAWAFSAGISDSEIDIGVETAEEYRGRGLSPIVASYMVDHILRLGKTPVWACDAANIASKKVALKVGFEIVGECDRFVLKG
- a CDS encoding Protein N-acetyltransferase, RimJ/RimL family; protein product: MEIRRYEDSDLELIKKWSTDEKTHLMWCAGRTDYPITKESFDALLDDISKRCGDVPYVALDDSGVPIGFYCYSYNGDTHEGMLKFVIVDPARRGCGLGRRMIGAAVEKAFSSPEVQAVHLMVFTENPRARKCYEGVGFKERHTTPDAFKCKFGSWGRCNMVIEREQIGRGVSGHEQ
- a CDS encoding CobW/HypB/UreG, nucleotide-binding domain, with product MIPVYIFTGFLDSGKTTNVRDLVRSMQEADFLRTLLIVCEQGEEEYDADGLSKIGVTLRYIDDELSFNDDVITDLLLEVRPERIIVEYNGMWNVSRPKVIWDPEQILEIMMIDASTFENYLGNLKAVIADRIRSADLIIFGRCDEVADSLSMYRRCCRALNRNAHIVFRNDDGEISFDPADYLPFDLDAEKIELDDDNFAAFYIDAMENPERYVGKTVSYSGMILNSRKNGDHSFIAGRIAMTCCSEDLTVFGFICDAEGEHEFASEEWVDICCVMQKEYSEKFELWHPVCKVSSIVPSKEPGKRIIRVT
- a CDS encoding GTPase, G3E family — protein: MKIQKRKPVTMITGYLGSGKTTVLNELLKSQTGERLAIIVNDLGSINIDASLTKKNSVYEAETKMIEMTNGCICCTLQEAFMEQIERLSEDDNVDSIIVEASGVSNPAAIAYGFLNYQKQRGDSGVYLDSIVTVADADRLYNEFIEDIKGTDGERSEDPDILNLVMDQIEFCNIVLLSKCDLLTREQIDELKDVIRTFQNEAQIYETTYGNIDPKLIFSGEKFDYDKVHSSSALQRALDREEQMEELYEDDYGITSFAFVDPRPFDYDKFIDLVSYRFPEQLIRGKGYMWFKTDDVHVHLFEQAGRNSSVTEVSNWVASMPPEEQEKVFEEFPDLKAEWHEKYGDRLNQLVFIGKDYDKDAFVKDLKACLAE